One genomic segment of Mycolicibacterium gilvum includes these proteins:
- a CDS encoding SDR family oxidoreductase — MPGVQDRVIVVTGAGGGLGREYALTLAREGASVVVNDLGGARDGTGAGSAMADEVVKEIKDAGGRAVANYDSVAEPEGAANIIKTAVDEFGKVDGVVSNAGILRDGTFHKMEFANWDAVLKVHLYGGYNVIRAAWPHFRENGFGRVVVATSTSGLFGNFGQANYGAAKLGLVGLINTLSQEGAKYNIKANAIAPIAATRMTQDILPPEVFEKLTPEYVAPIVSYLCTEEVPETASVFIVGGGKVQRVALFQNEGVTFTEVPSVDDVAAKWGEITDLSAAERATFSLG, encoded by the coding sequence GTGCCTGGAGTGCAGGATCGTGTCATCGTCGTCACGGGTGCCGGAGGTGGACTGGGGCGCGAGTACGCGCTGACGCTCGCGCGTGAAGGCGCCAGCGTCGTCGTCAACGACCTCGGCGGCGCACGCGATGGCACCGGCGCCGGGTCGGCGATGGCCGACGAGGTGGTCAAGGAGATCAAGGACGCCGGCGGCCGCGCCGTCGCGAACTACGATTCCGTGGCCGAGCCCGAGGGTGCGGCCAACATCATCAAGACCGCGGTCGACGAGTTCGGCAAGGTCGACGGTGTGGTGAGCAACGCGGGCATCCTGCGCGACGGCACCTTCCACAAGATGGAGTTCGCCAACTGGGACGCCGTGCTCAAGGTGCACCTCTACGGCGGCTACAACGTGATCCGCGCCGCGTGGCCGCACTTCCGGGAGAACGGGTTCGGCCGTGTCGTGGTCGCGACGTCGACCAGCGGTCTGTTCGGCAACTTCGGCCAGGCCAACTACGGCGCCGCCAAACTCGGCCTCGTCGGCCTGATCAACACGCTCTCGCAGGAGGGCGCGAAGTACAACATCAAGGCCAACGCGATCGCGCCGATCGCCGCGACCCGCATGACGCAGGACATCCTGCCGCCCGAGGTCTTCGAGAAGCTCACCCCCGAATACGTTGCACCGATCGTGTCCTACCTGTGCACCGAAGAGGTCCCCGAGACCGCGTCGGTGTTCATCGTCGGCGGTGGCAAGGTGCAGCGGGTGGCGCTGTTCCAGAACGAAGGCGTGACGTTCACCGAGGTGCCCTCGGTCGACGACGTCGCCGCCAAGTGGGGCGAGATCACCGATCTGTCCGCAGCCGAGCGCGCCACCTTCAGCCTCGGCTGA
- a CDS encoding NADPH:quinone oxidoreductase family protein gives MKALVAQELTGPAGLAYTEVDEPNGADAVVIDVGAAGVCFPDLLMLRGEYQMKVPAPFVPGLEVAGTVRSAPEGSGFAAGQRVSGFSLLGAWAERVALPVGSVVPTNPALDDGEAVCLLGNYYTMYFALHRRGALQPGETVLVLGSGGGIGTASIQIAKALGAKVIAMVHRSSATDFVRSLGADVVLPLTDGWLDAVKAETGGRGVDLVVDPIGGPAFDDAVRALATEGRLLVIGFAAGGIPTVKVNRLLLRNVSVVGVGWGEFVNRTPGAQAEVGAALADLVDRGLKPPAPVRYPLSDGVAALQAFADGAVNGKLVLEP, from the coding sequence ATGAAAGCACTTGTCGCACAGGAGCTGACAGGGCCGGCAGGGCTGGCGTACACCGAGGTCGATGAACCGAACGGCGCTGACGCCGTGGTCATCGACGTCGGTGCCGCCGGCGTCTGCTTTCCTGACCTGTTGATGCTGCGGGGCGAATACCAGATGAAGGTGCCCGCACCGTTCGTCCCCGGCCTCGAGGTGGCGGGCACCGTCCGGTCCGCACCCGAGGGGTCGGGATTCGCCGCCGGACAGCGGGTCTCGGGTTTCAGCCTGCTCGGCGCGTGGGCCGAGCGGGTCGCACTGCCGGTCGGCAGCGTCGTGCCGACGAACCCCGCGCTCGACGACGGCGAGGCCGTCTGCCTGCTGGGCAACTACTACACGATGTACTTCGCGTTGCATCGTCGTGGCGCCCTGCAACCCGGCGAGACGGTACTGGTGCTCGGCTCCGGCGGCGGCATCGGCACGGCCTCCATCCAAATCGCGAAGGCGTTGGGCGCCAAGGTGATCGCGATGGTGCACCGTTCCTCGGCCACCGACTTCGTCAGGTCGCTGGGTGCTGATGTCGTGTTGCCGCTGACCGACGGGTGGCTGGACGCGGTCAAGGCCGAGACCGGCGGGCGCGGTGTGGACCTGGTCGTCGATCCGATCGGCGGGCCCGCGTTCGACGATGCGGTGCGTGCGCTGGCCACCGAGGGCAGGCTGCTGGTGATCGGCTTCGCCGCCGGCGGGATCCCGACCGTCAAGGTCAACCGGCTGCTGCTGCGCAACGTCAGCGTGGTGGGCGTCGGGTGGGGAGAGTTCGTCAACCGCACGCCGGGTGCGCAGGCAGAAGTCGGTGCCGCGCTGGCCGATCTGGTCGACAGAGGACTCAAACCCCCGGCGCCGGTGCGTTATCCGCTGTCCGACGGGGTTGCGGCGCTGCAGGCGTTCGCCGACGGCGCAGTGAACGGCAAACTCGTCCTGGAGCCGTAA
- a CDS encoding haloacid dehalogenase type II, protein MPIRALAFDVFGTVVDWRSSIIAELSEFGREHGVDADWSRFADDWRAGYVPAMDRVRRGELPWTRIDDLHRGRLVELLDQAAITVSDTDIDHLNRAWHRLDPWPDSVAGLTRLKQRFLITTLSNGNVSLLTDMAKRAGLPWDCVLSAEIFGHYKPDREAYLGTAHILDVAPGELMMVAAHPSDLRAARDAGLATAYVHRPLEQGPDRTPKPPDRDEFDITASDFGDLADQLGA, encoded by the coding sequence ATGCCGATCAGAGCGCTGGCCTTCGACGTGTTCGGCACCGTCGTGGACTGGCGCTCCAGCATCATCGCCGAATTGTCGGAGTTCGGCCGCGAACACGGGGTGGACGCGGACTGGTCCCGGTTCGCCGACGACTGGCGGGCCGGGTACGTCCCGGCGATGGACAGGGTGCGCCGCGGCGAGCTCCCCTGGACCCGCATCGACGATCTGCACCGCGGCCGTCTCGTCGAACTTCTCGACCAGGCCGCAATCACGGTCAGCGACACGGACATCGACCATCTCAACCGGGCGTGGCACCGGCTGGACCCATGGCCCGACAGCGTCGCCGGCCTGACCCGGCTCAAGCAACGCTTCCTCATCACCACGCTGTCGAACGGCAACGTGTCGCTGCTGACCGACATGGCCAAGCGGGCCGGGCTGCCGTGGGACTGCGTGCTGTCGGCGGAGATCTTCGGGCACTACAAGCCTGACCGGGAGGCTTACCTCGGCACCGCACACATCCTCGACGTCGCGCCCGGGGAATTGATGATGGTCGCCGCGCACCCGTCCGATCTGCGCGCGGCGCGCGACGCCGGGTTGGCGACGGCCTACGTCCACCGGCCCCTGGAGCAGGGCCCCGACCGAACCCCGAAACCGCCCGACCGCGACGAATTCGACATCACCGCATCGGATTTCGGTGACCTCGCAGACCAGCTGGGCGCCTGA
- a CDS encoding methyltransferase domain-containing protein, with translation MTESALRMAERLLADPPEHPDVSKGYLDLLGDRPAGDAGAIQALWASRLGSLFYDNAQTVMRRVLTAWHEPTEWLKLPVGGVALDVGSGPGNVTAALGRAVGPGGLALGVDVSEPMLARAVAAEAGPNVGFLRADAQDLPLSDESVDGVVSIAMLQLIPEPAQAVAEMVRVLRSGRRVAVMVPTAGPAAAALRYLPHAGAHSFGDDELADVFEGLGLTSVRANTVGTIQWVRGKKP, from the coding sequence ATGACTGAATCCGCGTTGCGCATGGCCGAGCGGCTGCTCGCCGATCCGCCGGAACATCCCGACGTCAGCAAGGGCTATCTCGACCTGCTCGGCGACCGCCCGGCCGGCGACGCCGGCGCGATCCAGGCGCTGTGGGCGTCGCGGCTCGGATCGCTGTTCTATGACAACGCCCAGACGGTGATGCGCCGCGTGCTGACCGCATGGCATGAGCCGACCGAGTGGCTGAAGCTCCCGGTCGGGGGCGTGGCGCTCGACGTCGGCAGCGGTCCGGGCAACGTCACCGCCGCACTGGGCCGCGCCGTCGGTCCCGGCGGGCTGGCGCTGGGCGTGGACGTCTCCGAGCCGATGCTGGCGCGTGCCGTCGCCGCAGAGGCCGGACCCAACGTCGGGTTCCTGCGCGCCGACGCCCAGGACCTGCCGCTGAGTGACGAGTCCGTGGACGGCGTGGTGTCGATCGCGATGCTGCAGCTCATCCCCGAACCGGCGCAGGCGGTGGCCGAGATGGTGCGGGTTCTGCGATCGGGCCGTCGCGTCGCGGTCATGGTGCCGACCGCGGGACCGGCAGCCGCAGCGCTGCGCTACCTCCCTCACGCCGGCGCGCACTCCTTCGGCGACGACGAACTCGCCGACGTCTTCGAGGGTCTCGGGTTGACGAGCGTGCGGGCCAACACCGTCGGCACCATTCAGTGGGTGCGCGGCAAGAAGCCGTGA
- a CDS encoding DUF456 domain-containing protein, which yields MSVLGIVVVALVIAVGLVGIVVPILPGGILVIGAIGVWAFVVNTAVSWIVFGVAAALFAASQVIKYTWPVKRMRAADVRTSVLVVGGIAGVVGFFVIPVIGLLIGFVLGVFAAEMSIRGDATRAWASTWHALKGVALSVGVELTGALLATVAWVVGVVLTL from the coding sequence GTGAGCGTTCTCGGGATCGTCGTCGTCGCACTGGTCATCGCCGTCGGCCTGGTCGGCATCGTCGTGCCGATTCTGCCCGGCGGCATCCTGGTGATCGGCGCGATCGGCGTGTGGGCGTTCGTCGTGAACACCGCGGTGTCGTGGATCGTCTTCGGCGTCGCGGCCGCCCTGTTCGCCGCATCGCAGGTGATCAAGTACACCTGGCCGGTCAAACGGATGCGGGCCGCCGACGTGCGCACCTCGGTGCTCGTGGTCGGCGGCATAGCCGGTGTGGTCGGCTTCTTCGTGATCCCTGTGATCGGGTTGCTGATCGGGTTCGTCCTCGGCGTCTTCGCCGCCGAGATGAGCATCCGCGGGGACGCCACCCGCGCCTGGGCGTCGACGTGGCACGCCCTCAAAGGCGTCGCGCTCTCGGTCGGCGTGGAGCTGACAGGCGCCTTGCTGGCGACCGTCGCGTGGGTGGTCGGCGTGGTGCTGACGCTGTAG
- a CDS encoding alpha/beta fold hydrolase, translating into MFSRSRSVDEAPAWFTTALADKPEHSHVDVEGCEIHVRVWGARENPPLVLVHGGAAHSGWWDHIAPLLSSTHRIVAPDLSGHGDSGTRDSYDLRRWSREVMAAAAAFSDGHPTIVGHSLGGWVTATAASHFGDQINSIVVVDSPLRDRAPEERHLSRRTPKAYRSKDEIVGRFRPVPAQQGVLPYVSAHIASESVRRTLKGWVWKFDPAIFGGHLAEQTPAEREVMEAMMNQMPCRVGYLRCEHGLVPPEMADVVRDILQLRGPFVDLVEAGHHPMLDQPLPLVATLRTLLEVWSIT; encoded by the coding sequence ATGTTCTCGCGCTCCCGGTCCGTCGACGAGGCACCGGCATGGTTCACCACCGCGCTGGCCGACAAACCGGAGCATTCGCACGTCGATGTCGAAGGCTGTGAGATCCACGTCCGGGTGTGGGGCGCGCGGGAGAATCCGCCGCTGGTGCTGGTGCACGGCGGGGCCGCCCACTCCGGATGGTGGGACCACATCGCACCCCTGCTGTCTTCGACCCACCGGATCGTCGCCCCCGACCTCTCCGGACACGGCGACAGCGGCACGAGGGACTCCTACGACCTGCGCCGCTGGTCGCGGGAAGTCATGGCCGCGGCCGCCGCGTTCTCCGACGGGCACCCGACGATCGTCGGTCACAGCCTGGGCGGCTGGGTCACCGCGACCGCGGCGTCGCATTTCGGCGACCAGATCAACAGCATCGTCGTCGTCGACTCGCCGCTGCGCGACCGCGCGCCCGAGGAACGGCATCTGAGTCGCCGCACCCCGAAGGCGTACCGCTCCAAGGACGAGATCGTCGGCCGGTTCCGGCCGGTCCCCGCGCAGCAGGGTGTGCTGCCGTATGTCTCGGCGCACATCGCGAGCGAGTCCGTGCGGCGCACGCTCAAAGGATGGGTCTGGAAGTTCGACCCGGCGATCTTCGGCGGGCACCTCGCTGAGCAGACCCCAGCAGAGCGCGAGGTCATGGAAGCGATGATGAACCAGATGCCTTGTCGCGTCGGGTATCTGCGGTGCGAGCACGGACTGGTCCCGCCCGAGATGGCGGATGTCGTCCGGGACATCCTGCAGTTGCGCGGCCCCTTCGTCGACTTGGTCGAGGCGGGTCACCATCCGATGCTGGACCAACCCCTGCCGCTGGTGGCGACGCTGCGCACGCTGCTGGAGGTCTGGTCGATCACGTGA
- a CDS encoding tyrosine-protein phosphatase has product MPFSGRELSGAWNFRDVSEPAGIAPGHLFRSSELSKLDDDGRGALIGFGVTDVADLRTARELERHGPGRVPTEVEVHHLPFVETMAADGESPHEHAFQRMMTDKPDGEPIAEAAARYMSEEYGRIATAPLAQRAVHRVVTLLGSGRSVLAHCFAGKDRTGFTVAVVLEAAGVDRDAIMADYLRSNEAVPQLRESILETIRVRAAEAPEIMEFAEARLTDSVLGVREDYLDVARRTLEAEFGSLRDYLESAGVTDEDLARLRRVLHG; this is encoded by the coding sequence GTGCCGTTCTCCGGCCGAGAACTGTCCGGCGCGTGGAACTTTCGCGACGTCTCCGAGCCCGCGGGTATCGCGCCCGGTCACCTCTTCAGGTCCAGCGAGCTGTCGAAGCTCGATGACGACGGCCGCGGCGCGCTGATCGGCTTCGGCGTCACCGATGTCGCCGATCTGCGCACGGCGCGCGAACTGGAACGGCACGGCCCCGGGCGGGTGCCGACCGAGGTGGAGGTCCACCACCTGCCGTTCGTCGAGACGATGGCCGCCGACGGCGAGTCACCGCACGAGCACGCGTTCCAGCGGATGATGACCGACAAACCCGACGGCGAGCCCATCGCGGAAGCCGCCGCACGCTACATGTCCGAGGAGTACGGCCGGATTGCGACGGCCCCGCTCGCTCAGCGCGCCGTGCACCGGGTGGTGACGCTGCTCGGTTCCGGACGCAGCGTGCTCGCGCACTGCTTCGCCGGCAAGGATCGAACCGGGTTCACCGTCGCGGTCGTGCTGGAGGCCGCCGGCGTCGACCGCGACGCGATCATGGCCGACTACCTGCGCAGCAACGAGGCCGTTCCGCAACTACGGGAGAGCATCTTGGAGACGATCCGGGTGCGGGCCGCCGAGGCACCCGAGATCATGGAGTTCGCCGAGGCCCGTCTCACCGATTCGGTGCTCGGCGTGCGGGAGGACTATCTCGACGTGGCGCGGCGCACCCTCGAAGCCGAGTTCGGTTCGCTGCGCGACTATCTCGAGTCGGCCGGCGTGACCGACGAGGATCTGGCGCGGCTGCGCAGAGTCCTGCACGGCTAG
- a CDS encoding acyl-CoA dehydrogenase family protein, which produces MDFAMSAKAQDYHDRLTDFMTEHVFPAEESYHSYRAEAGPKDHTVPPVVEELKKQAKERGLWNLFLPSVSGLSNLEYAPLAELTGWSMEIAPEATNCAAPDTGNMETLHLFATEEQRTQWLEPLLAGEIRSAFAMTEPAVASSDARNIETTMLRDGDDYVINGRKWWITGAADPRCKILIVMGRTNPDGPSHRQQSMILVPTDTPGVSIERSLPVFGWQDQHGHCEITFDNVRVPASNLLDEEGSGFAIAQARLGPGRIHHCMRAIGAAERALALMVDRVQTRIAFGKPLAEQGVVREAIAKSRNDIEQTRMLCHKAAWTIDQHGNKSKDAQLLVAQIKAVAPQMACDVIDRAIQVHGGAGVSDDFPLARLYSWHRAMRLFDGPDEVHMRTIARAELGREKSALATAACRVSHPGAAG; this is translated from the coding sequence ATGGACTTCGCGATGTCAGCCAAGGCGCAGGATTACCACGACCGGTTGACCGACTTCATGACGGAACACGTGTTCCCCGCCGAGGAGTCCTACCACTCCTACCGTGCCGAAGCCGGACCGAAGGACCACACCGTGCCCCCCGTGGTCGAGGAACTGAAGAAGCAGGCCAAGGAACGTGGCCTGTGGAATCTGTTCCTGCCGTCGGTGTCCGGTTTGTCGAACCTGGAGTACGCCCCGCTGGCCGAGCTGACCGGGTGGAGCATGGAGATCGCCCCCGAGGCGACCAACTGCGCCGCACCCGACACCGGCAACATGGAGACGCTCCATCTGTTCGCCACCGAGGAGCAGCGCACGCAGTGGCTGGAGCCGCTGCTGGCGGGCGAGATCCGTAGCGCGTTCGCGATGACCGAGCCCGCGGTGGCCTCCAGCGATGCCCGCAACATCGAGACGACCATGCTGCGCGACGGGGACGACTACGTCATCAACGGCCGCAAATGGTGGATCACCGGCGCCGCCGATCCGCGCTGCAAGATCCTGATCGTGATGGGACGCACCAATCCCGACGGCCCGAGTCACCGCCAGCAGTCGATGATCCTCGTCCCGACCGACACCCCCGGGGTGTCGATCGAGCGGTCGCTGCCGGTGTTCGGCTGGCAGGACCAGCACGGGCACTGCGAGATCACCTTCGACAACGTTCGGGTGCCGGCGTCGAACCTTCTCGACGAGGAGGGCTCCGGGTTCGCGATCGCGCAGGCGCGACTCGGCCCGGGCCGCATCCACCATTGCATGCGCGCGATCGGTGCGGCTGAGCGCGCCCTGGCGTTGATGGTCGACCGGGTGCAGACGCGCATCGCCTTCGGCAAGCCGCTGGCCGAGCAGGGCGTGGTCCGCGAGGCGATCGCGAAGTCGCGCAACGACATCGAGCAGACCCGCATGCTGTGTCACAAGGCGGCGTGGACCATCGACCAGCACGGCAACAAGAGCAAGGACGCCCAGCTGCTCGTCGCGCAGATCAAGGCCGTCGCACCGCAGATGGCGTGCGACGTGATCGATCGGGCCATCCAGGTGCACGGAGGCGCCGGGGTGTCCGACGACTTCCCGCTGGCGCGCCTCTACAGCTGGCACCGCGCGATGCGGCTGTTCGACGGGCCCGACGAGGTGCACATGCGCACCATCGCCCGGGCCGAGCTCGGCAGGGAGAAGTCGGCGCTGGCGACGGCGGCGTGCCGCGTCTCCCATCCCGGGGCGGCGGGCTAG
- a CDS encoding FAD-dependent oxidoreductase, with protein sequence MSSLWTDGRVETPSRPDEVAAVRTADVVVVGAGITGLTTALLLARAGKKVVVVEARHIGACATGNTTGKVSVLQGSKLANVAGKHGTDTLRAYVLGNTEGRDWLLRYCDEHGISAQREDDHAYAQNEKGLGTARKILAACREANLDAQWVDEADVPFPFAGGVRLREQAQIDPMPYLSSVVTELERHGGTVLQGVRATSVSGVRSVTVTLRMTTRPDDTRDEDFSITAERCVLATGIPVLDRGFFFARAEPMRSYCMAFDVPGELTRSMYISVDSPTRSVRYAPTPGGEKLIVGGAGHPVGRADDPKSAVDELARWAALHYPGAVQTHFWSAQDYHPADELPYVGPLLPKLENILVATGFDKWGMTNGVAAALALTSRILGGRMDWAQAFASWSPHELSGIPTALQMNFEVGLHLAKGWVTPVTTPAGPPGEGEGIVTGPPWNLRACSVVDGVERTVSPVCPHLGGIVEWNNIDHAWECPLHGSRFAPDGTLLEGPATRGLT encoded by the coding sequence ATGTCATCACTGTGGACCGACGGCCGCGTCGAAACCCCTTCGCGGCCCGACGAGGTGGCCGCGGTCCGGACCGCTGACGTCGTCGTCGTCGGCGCCGGCATCACCGGGTTGACGACGGCCCTGCTGCTGGCCCGCGCCGGCAAGAAGGTCGTGGTGGTCGAAGCGCGTCACATCGGCGCCTGCGCGACCGGCAACACGACAGGCAAGGTCAGCGTTCTGCAGGGCAGCAAGCTCGCGAACGTGGCCGGCAAGCACGGCACCGACACGCTGCGTGCGTACGTCCTCGGCAACACCGAGGGCCGCGACTGGCTGCTGCGCTACTGCGACGAGCACGGGATCAGCGCGCAGCGCGAGGACGATCACGCGTATGCGCAGAACGAGAAGGGCCTCGGCACGGCGCGCAAGATTCTGGCGGCGTGCCGCGAGGCGAACCTGGACGCCCAGTGGGTGGACGAGGCGGACGTGCCGTTCCCGTTCGCCGGCGGGGTCCGGTTACGCGAGCAGGCCCAGATCGATCCGATGCCGTATCTGAGCAGTGTGGTGACCGAGCTCGAAAGGCACGGCGGCACAGTGCTCCAGGGCGTGCGGGCCACGTCGGTGTCCGGCGTGCGGTCGGTGACGGTGACGTTGCGGATGACCACCCGGCCCGATGACACCCGCGACGAGGACTTCTCGATCACCGCCGAACGCTGCGTACTGGCCACCGGCATACCGGTTCTCGACCGCGGATTCTTCTTCGCCCGCGCCGAACCGATGCGCTCGTACTGCATGGCCTTCGACGTGCCCGGTGAGCTGACCAGGTCGATGTACATCTCCGTCGACTCCCCGACGCGGTCGGTACGCTACGCACCCACCCCGGGCGGCGAGAAGCTGATCGTCGGCGGCGCAGGGCATCCCGTCGGGCGGGCGGACGATCCGAAGAGCGCGGTCGACGAGTTGGCCCGCTGGGCCGCGCTGCACTATCCCGGTGCGGTGCAGACCCACTTCTGGTCGGCGCAGGACTACCATCCCGCCGACGAGCTGCCCTACGTCGGACCGCTGCTTCCCAAGCTCGAAAACATTCTCGTGGCAACAGGATTCGACAAGTGGGGGATGACGAACGGCGTCGCGGCGGCGTTGGCGCTGACCTCGCGGATCCTCGGCGGGCGGATGGACTGGGCGCAGGCGTTCGCGAGCTGGAGTCCGCACGAGCTGAGCGGCATCCCGACCGCACTGCAGATGAACTTCGAGGTCGGGCTGCACCTGGCCAAAGGCTGGGTCACCCCGGTCACGACGCCGGCCGGTCCGCCGGGCGAAGGCGAGGGCATCGTCACCGGACCCCCGTGGAACCTGCGGGCGTGCAGCGTCGTCGACGGTGTCGAGCGCACCGTGTCGCCGGTGTGCCCACATCTGGGCGGCATCGTCGAGTGGAACAACATCGACCACGCGTGGGAGTGCCCGTTGCACGGGTCGCGGTTCGCCCCCGACGGCACGCTGCTGGAGGGTCCCGCCACCCGCGGGCTCACCTAG
- a CDS encoding helix-turn-helix transcriptional regulator: protein MHTSPSSTTSGDNLRFESDDLAETEDFLVRAYTKMSIAAGEGESPSARIDRRWLGSVTFDELELDFHMSYDAAALGRICLCRVHDGRIEENFIGEEPDVFAPGQVALLSPPELPYSGRVCGATFDLTMFDTALLDRVAAPANGRADQGIRLTGHRPVSPQAQQRLSDAIDYVRTVVRSDGLEATPLVASTTASMLAAVVLHTLPSNASLEPTATDRLDAKPALLRRAIAFIEGNADSDIALGDIAASVHVTPRALQYMFRRHLEMTPMEYLRRVRMDHAHRDLLQADPATTTIQMVASRWGFGHTGRFASMYRDAYGRNPSDTLRN, encoded by the coding sequence ATGCACACATCACCGTCGTCGACGACATCCGGCGACAACCTGCGTTTCGAGAGCGACGACCTCGCCGAGACCGAGGACTTCCTGGTCCGCGCATACACGAAGATGAGCATCGCCGCCGGCGAGGGGGAGAGTCCGTCGGCGCGCATCGACCGCCGGTGGCTCGGTTCGGTCACCTTCGACGAGCTCGAACTCGACTTCCACATGTCCTACGACGCCGCCGCCCTCGGCCGCATCTGCCTGTGCCGGGTACACGACGGGCGTATCGAGGAGAACTTCATCGGCGAGGAACCCGACGTGTTCGCCCCCGGCCAGGTGGCCCTGCTCAGCCCGCCGGAACTGCCGTATTCCGGTCGTGTCTGCGGGGCAACCTTCGACCTGACGATGTTCGACACCGCGCTGCTCGACCGCGTGGCGGCCCCGGCGAACGGGCGGGCCGACCAGGGGATCCGTCTGACCGGCCACCGCCCCGTGTCACCGCAGGCGCAGCAACGGCTCTCCGATGCGATCGACTACGTGCGCACCGTGGTGCGGTCGGACGGGCTCGAGGCGACGCCGCTGGTCGCTTCCACCACGGCGTCGATGCTGGCGGCCGTGGTGCTGCACACGCTGCCGTCGAACGCCAGCCTGGAGCCGACGGCCACGGACCGGCTCGACGCCAAACCCGCGCTGCTGCGCCGCGCCATCGCGTTCATCGAGGGCAACGCCGACAGTGACATCGCGCTGGGCGACATCGCCGCGAGCGTCCACGTCACTCCCCGCGCACTGCAGTACATGTTCCGCAGGCATCTGGAGATGACGCCGATGGAGTACCTGCGCAGGGTCCGGATGGACCATGCGCACCGGGATCTGCTCCAGGCGGACCCGGCGACCACCACGATTCAGATGGTGGCGTCGCGGTGGGGCTTCGGGCACACCGGCAGGTTCGCGTCGATGTATCGGGATGCGTACGGCCGCAACCCTTCTGACACGCTGCGTAACTGA
- a CDS encoding response regulator, with product MTGPGRVRVVVGDDHPMFRDGVVRALQSSGAIDVVAEADDGTAALAAIREHRPAVALLDYRMPGMDGAEVAAAVQRGALPTRVLLISAHDESAIVYRALADGAAGFLPKESTRNELITAVLDCAKGRDVVAPSLAAGLAGEIRRRAEPEGPALSPREREVLVLIAAGSTIPAMARELFLAPSTVKTHVQRLYEKLGVSDRGAAVAEAMRRKLLD from the coding sequence ATGACCGGTCCGGGCAGAGTGCGTGTGGTGGTCGGCGACGACCACCCGATGTTCCGTGACGGAGTCGTGCGGGCGTTGCAGTCCAGCGGCGCGATCGACGTGGTCGCCGAGGCCGACGACGGGACCGCGGCGCTGGCCGCGATCCGCGAGCACCGGCCCGCGGTGGCGCTGCTCGACTACCGCATGCCGGGGATGGACGGAGCCGAGGTCGCCGCCGCCGTGCAGCGCGGCGCCCTGCCGACGCGGGTGCTGCTGATCTCGGCCCACGACGAGTCGGCGATCGTCTACCGGGCACTGGCGGACGGGGCCGCCGGATTCCTGCCCAAGGAGTCCACCCGCAACGAGCTGATCACCGCGGTGCTGGACTGTGCCAAGGGCCGCGACGTCGTCGCGCCGAGCCTGGCGGCGGGGCTCGCCGGTGAGATCCGCCGCCGCGCCGAACCCGAAGGTCCGGCGCTCAGCCCCCGCGAGCGCGAGGTGCTGGTGCTGATCGCCGCGGGCAGCACGATTCCGGCGATGGCCCGGGAACTGTTCCTCGCCCCGTCGACCGTCAAGACCCACGTGCAGCGCCTCTACGAGAAGCTGGGCGTCAGCGACCGGGGCGCCGCCGTCGCCGAGGCGATGCGCCGCAAGTTGCTGGATTAG